CATCTCGCGGATCGCGCCCTCAAGATCATCCTCAACAAGCCTAGCGTTGGGGCCGACCGACTTCAACGAGCGCGAGACGACCCATTTCGGTTGGTTCCGCCACGCCGCCGCGAAGGCGTGTTCCTCTGCATCCCATTCAGGATGATCGTCGTCCCAGTAACGCATGATCTCATACATTCGGCGACCGTACACACTGCCCGCCTGCCCCTGAGCCTCCTCGATGAAGTGGCGGAAGAGCGTGGAGCTTGGCACAAACGCCATATGATCGACGTAGCCGTCCAGGGACTGGTTCATTCCGAACACGAGCTTAGCCATACTAACTTCCTTTCCCTACACGGCACATCCGCGCGGTTCTGACCATCGTGGCTGTTTGGTTCACGCCGCAAGGCGCTGACTTCCTGCTGAAGGGTGCGAACCGCATGTCGTTGCGCGGCCCAACGGTTTGCGTTACTGGCGCTGGGGCGGGCGTGGACTCTGCTTGGGAGCAGGAAAAACTCGAAGCCAGAAAAATGCTCAAAAATGCGGCAGAATCCCCAGCGTCCAGTGCACGCTTTGTTGGGCAGTGCCGACACACGCTGACGGCTCGTCAGCAGTCGAACACCGACCAGCAGATATCGTTTCGCAACCGCTGATCGTCTAGGACAAGGTCGCGAATCGCCTCCGGCAACTGCTCGCGCTGCCACTGACACTCAAGCCGGCCGGCATTCTCTTCCTCGCCATCCGGTGCGGCCGCACGCACGGCCTTGATCGCGTAGGCTGCAGCGCCGAGTTCGTGGGCGGCGACATGAGCTACCGCCGCGGCCTGCCCGGCAGCATACGCCGCATGCCTCGCGGCACCGGACAGATCCCGTG
The Chloroflexota bacterium DNA segment above includes these coding regions:
- a CDS encoding dihydrofolate reductase family protein; amino-acid sequence: MAKLVFGMNQSLDGYVDHMAFVPSSTLFRHFIEEAQGQAGSVYGRRMYEIMRYWDDDHPEWDAEEHAFAAAWRNQPKWVVSRSLKSVGPNARLVEDDLEGAIREMKAERDGEIEVAGPDLAQSLTELGLIDEYRIYLHPVVLGHGKPYFAGPRPPLRLMTHDRIGEDVIRLTYVPA